In the genome of Tripterygium wilfordii isolate XIE 37 chromosome 19, ASM1340144v1, whole genome shotgun sequence, one region contains:
- the LOC119986207 gene encoding peroxidase 66 produces MAVCALKVFFLTITLFLFAIISPSKAALDAHYYDQTCPQAEKIIAETVCNASVHDPKVPARILRMFFHDCFIRGCDASLLLDSTPGNQAEKDGPPNIPVRSFYVIDEAKAKLEMACPQTVSCADVVAIAAREVVIMSGGPYWNVLKGRKDGRTSKAADTVNLPAPTFNVSQLIQSFAKRGLGVKDLVALSGGHTLGFSHCSSFEARLRNFSSVHDIDPSIAVDFADNLKKKCLKPNREHNAGQFLDSTSSTFDNDYYKQVVKGKGVFGSDQALLGDYRTKWIVEAFARDQGLFFREFTASMVKIGNVRVIDNGEVRDKCRVVN; encoded by the exons ATGGCTGTTTGTGCACTAAAAGTGTTCTTCCTcacaattacattgtttctctTTGCCATCATTTCACCATCAAAGGCGGCACTGGATGCTCATTATTATGATCAAACTTGTCCACAAGCCGAGAAGATCATTGCAGAGACTGTTTGTAATGCTTCCGTGCATGACCCTAAAGTCCCTGCTCGTATTCTTAGAATGTTCTTCCATGACTGCTTCATAAGA GGTTGCGATGCTTCCTTGCTGCTGGACTCTACTCCCGGAAACCAAGCTGAGAAAGATGGCCCCCCTAACATCCCTGTTCGATCGTTCTATGTGATTGATGAGGCAAAAGCTAAGCTTGAAATGGCATGCCCTCAGACGGTTTCCTGCGCTGATGTTGTGGCCATTGCTGCAAGAGAAGTAGTAATCATG TCTGGAGGACCTTATTGGAATGTACTGAAAGGAAGGAAAGATGGGAGGACCTCAAAAGCTGCTGATACAGTTAATTTACCAGCTCCAACTTTCAATGTTTCACAACTCATACAAAGCTTTGCCAAGAGAGGTTTAGGTGTTAAAGACTTAGTTGCTCTCTCAGGCGGCCACACTCTTGGTTTTTCACATTGCTCCTCTTTTGAAGCTCGGCTTCGCAACTTCAGTTCAGTTCATGACATTGATCCAAGCATAGCTGTTGATTTTGCTgacaatttaaagaaaaaatgccTGAAACCAAACAGGGAGCACAATGCTGGACAGTTCTTGGACTCGACCTCATCAACTTTTGATAATGATTATTACAAACAGGTCGTGAAGGGGAAAGGTGTGTTTGGGTCTGATCAAGCACTGCTTGGTGATTACAGGACTAAGTGGATCGTTGAGGCTTTTGCAAGGGATCAAGGCTTGTTCTTTAGGGAGTTTACGGCTTCAATGGTCAAGATTGGAAATGTTCGGGTGATTGACAATGGTGAGGTGAGAGACAAATGCCGCGTAGTGAATTGA